CGGGGCCACCGCGACGTTTGCACCGCTGCCCGGCTGGCAGTTCGGCTCCGTGCAGGTCCCCACGATCCCGGCCGGCAGCCAGGTGGTGGTCACCGTTCCCGTGACCCTCCCGGCCTACGCCAAGGCGGGCGGCACCAGCATTACCGCGCAGGCCACCGTCCTGGGCCACGTGCTCACCGCCTCCGTCCCCGTGACCATCACGGGCGGCGCCACAGCGACCATCGTGGGCGCGGCCATCACCGGCGCCCGCAACGACTCCGGCCGCGACCTGGCAGCCAACCCGTACGCGGCCGGCGATTCCGTGCCGTATTCCTTCGCGGTGGCCAGCACGGGCAACATCACCGAAGCCGTGGTGCCCCAGTCCGGGAACGTGGCACCCTTCCTGCCGCCGGGCGCCGGCAACTGCCGCTACATGTCCCTGCCTGTCTGGGGCAGCTACAACTGCACCACGCCCAAGCACGTGGTCACCGCGGAGGAAGCAGCCAACGGTTTCTTTGTCCCGGTGACAACGTGGCAGGTCACCGGCACGGGCGCGGCAACGCAGAACTACACCGTCACGGGCGACGAAGTTGACCTGCTGGTGCGCAACCCGCAGCTCTCCGGCACGGCCACCGTGGCCTGGAACGATGCCGACGGCAACGGATTCGCCAACACCGGGGACACCGCCACCACCACCGTCACCCTGACCAACTCCGGCAACGTGGCACTCACCGACGTGGCCGCTGCCGGCGTCGGCTCGCCGGCCGCCGTCCTGGCTCCTGGCGAGTCCGCCACGTTCACGTCCAGCCGGACTGTGACGGCCGACGAGCTGGCCGCCGGGCAGGTCCGGGCATCCACGGTGGCGGCCACCGGGCACAACGGCGCCAAGACGGCCACGGTGGCGCTCGCCGCGGCCGCCGTCGTGCTGCCGACGATGCCTCCCAAGCCGGCGGCCAGCCCCGCCGTCGAACGGGCCAACCTCAACGGTCAGCCGCCGGTTGACCTGGGCCTGCGGGACGGCAAGTACCGCGTGGGCGACACCGTCACCGTGCACGGCGCACCCGCCCGCCAGTGGGGTTACGTGTACCTGAACCAGCACGGTCAGCGGTTCGGCTGGTTCCTGGCCGACGCCGAAGGCACCATCACGTTCACGGTCCCCGTGGGCACCAAGAATGGCCGGGACACGCTGGTGCTGCTGGACAAGGACGGAGCCCCGGTCTCCTTCGGGACCTTCCACGTCACCCCGTAGCAGGCAACGAGTGGACGGGGCCGTCTCGCCGCACGGCGGGGCGGCCCCAGCCATCGATGGGGTTTCTTCATGGTTTCAGTTCCCGCCCGGTGGTCCGGCCAACCGCGCCGCCATGCCCGCAGGCACCCGGGCATGCTGGCGCACGGCAGCGGCACCCGCACGCTGGCCGGGGTGCTCACGGCATGCGCGGCCTTCGAACGCTGCTAACAGACGCTCCTGCAGTTCCGGGGTGGTTTTTGCGGACGCCCTGTGGTGCTGCGGGAGCGTCGTGGATATCCCGCCCTGAACTGCAGGAGCGTCGGAGGTGGGGGTCAGCCGGCAGAAGCGTCAAGCACCCCGAGCGCCGCTCCGAGCCGTTGCCGCAGCACGGCGGCCTCGGCACTGAAGGCGCGCTGGCGGGCCACGTAGTCCGCCTTGCCGGCCGCCGTCTCAATCGGGATCGGCGGGTAGCCCCATGCGGCGAGGTCGTACGGCGAGGCCTGCATGTCCATGGCACGGATCCGCCACGACAGTTCGAAGCAGTCCATGACCAGCTCGCTGGGCAGGGCCGGCGAGAGCTTGTACGCCCACTTGTACAGGTCCATGTTGGCGTGCAGGCAGCCCGGCTGCTCCAAGTCGCGCTGGTTCGCCCGCGTGGGCGTCAGCTCATTGCGCCCTGAGGCCTGCGGCGTGTAAAAACGGTAGGCGTCAAAGTGCGTGCAGCGGATCCTGTTCTCCTCCACGACGGCGTCCGTGCCGGCCGGGCCCAGCCGCAGGTCTAGGTATTCGTGCCGGACCTGGTTGGCCTCCTGCCTGTACACCATGGCCCATTCGTGCAGGCCAAAGCAGCCAAACTGCGCGGGCCGGGCAGCCGTCCGGCCCAGGATGATGCGGGCAAAGTCCACCGCTTCCCGGCGCTGCTCCAGGAACCCCCGTGCGTCAAGCACGACGCCGGCGCCCGGGCCGGGTGCCCCGGGAACCCGGGTGCCGGCGTCGTCCGCGGACGGGTCGCTGCCGGTGGCGGGGCGGTAGAACTTCCAATCCAGCCGTGCCTCGGCGCCTTCCAGGACCACGCCCGCGCCCGGGTGCCACCGTCGCAGCTGGCCGGGCTTTTGCGTGTAATAGGTGAACAGGAAGTCTTCGACCGGGTGCTTCAGCCCGGTAGAGCGGCGGGCCAGGTAAGGAAGTGCGTAGCGGTCCACACGTTCCTGGTGGGCCGCTTCCCGTTCGCGCCACGATTCCGGGGCTAGGGACGCCGTGACGGATAATCCGCCGGCGTTCTGCGGCGGTGTGACGGAAGTTCTCATGTCCCCAATTATCGGGCATGCCGCGCGGGGGCGGATGCGCCGTCCGCCCGGGTTGCGGCGTCGATCAGCGCCATCATGCTGCGGTGCAGGGCCATGGCGGTCGCGCGGTCCAGGCCCAGCCGGGCCAGCATGGTCCCCGGAACGGACAATGCCTTCTCCCGCAGGGCGGCGCCGGCGGGGGTCAGGTCCACGGCCAGCGCCCGGTGGTCCGCGGCGGAACGGTGCCGCGTCACGTAGCCCAGGGCCTCGAGGCGCTTGAGAAGGGGGGAGAGGGTCGCCGGTTCCAGCAGCAGGGCCTCGCCAATGTCCTTGACCTGCCGCGGTGCCTGCTCCCAGAGCGACAGCATGACCAGGTACTGCGGGTGCGTCAGCGACAGCTCGGCAAGCACCGGCTTGTAGGCCGCGATGACGCTGCGCGAGGCGACGCTGAGCCCGAAACACAGCTGGCGTTCAAGCAGCAGATCATTGTCCTGAGCGGTCACGAATCTCTCCTCGGGTCGACGGCGGAATTAGTTAGTGCACTAACCAAAAGGGTACTATGGATTGAATTGTTGCCCACATGATCGAAGGATTTCCCATGGCAGACGAGCCCCTTGTCCAGCGGTTCATGCGCTTCACCGGCCGCCTGCGCGTGATCTTTGGCCCCGCCCACAGCAGCCCGCTGGACCATGAGATGACGGAGGAAAATAGGCACCTCCTGGCCCGGCAGCAGGCTGCGGCCGAGCAGTGGACCGCGGTCACGCGGGCCGACGGGACCACGTACCTGGTGCCCAAGGATCCGAACGACGAGTCCCTGCGCTAACTGGCGGCGCGCCGCCAATTAGGGCATGTTTTTATTATCTTTTCGGCCCCGGGCCGACTAGGATGATGGGATATCAGTCACATGATGTCCAGCCGGAGAGGGGTTGTTGATCATGGCACATGACGACAAATTCGTCACCAAGTTCATGCACGCCACGGAAAAGTTCCAGAAGGTCTTCGGGCCGGCAGATCAAGGTGACATGGACGCACCGGTGGTGCACAAGCATGACGCGTTTGAGGACGAAAGTGAGAAGGAACTGGCGCACATCGAGCAGCGCACCGATTCCGACGGCCACCACTACGCCATCCAAAAGGACGATGAACCCGCGTAGCGAACGAGTCGTGGGCTAGCGGCCGGTGCCGCCATAGACGGTGGCCTCGTCCTCGCCGTCGAGTCCGAACGCCTTGTGCACGGCGCGCACGGCCGTGTCCAGCAGGTCCGCGCGCGTCACCACGGAGATGCGGATCTCGGAGGTGGAGATCAAGTCGATGTTCACACCGGCGTCGGACAGAGCCTGGAAGAAGCTGTAGGACACGCCGGGGTTGGAGCGCATCCCGGCGCCGATCAGGGACAGCTTGCCGATCTTGTCGTCATAGATCAGGTCCTCAAAGCCCACATCAGCCTGCCGGCCGCGCAGGGCCGACAGCGCCTCCTCGCCCTCCACCATGGGCAGCGTGAAGGAGATGTCGGTCTTGCCGGTCCCTTTGGTGGAGATGTTCTGCACAATCATGTCGATGTTCGAGTGCGCCCCGGCAATGATGCCGAAGATCATGGCGGCCTTGCCTGGAATGTCCGGGACGCCAACCACGGTGACCTTGGCTTCGGACCGGTCGTGGGCCACGCCGGAGATGATGGGCTGCTCCAAGGCAACTCCTTCTGTGAACTTGATTTTGTCGTCGGGGCTGGGCAGCACCCAGGTGCCTTCATTGTCGCTAAAGGATGACCGGACGTGGATGGGCAGGCCAAAGCGGCGCGCGTATTCCACGCAGCGCAGGTGCAGGATCTTGGCGCCGGACGCCGCCATCTCCAGCATCTCCTCGCTGGAGATCTTGGTGATTTTCTGGGCGCTGGAGACCACGCGCGGATCGGCTGTATAGACGCCGTCCACGTCCGTGTAGATTTCGCAGACATCCGCGTTCAGGGCCGCTGCCAGGGCGACGGCGGTGGTGTCCGAGCCGCCCCGGCCCATCGTGGTGATCTCGTGGGTGGTGCGGCTCATGCCCTGGAAGCCGGCCACGATCGCCACCTTGCCCTTGTCCAGGGCGGTCCGCACGCGGTGGGGATCCACGTCGATGATGCGGGCCTTGCCGTGGATGCCGTCCGTGATCATGCCGGCCTGGCTGCCCGTGAATGACTGGGCCACGCCGCCTTCGGCGCTGATGCCCATGGCCAGCAGGGCCATCGAAATGCGCTCACCGGCGGTCATGAGCATGTCCAGCTCGCG
This genomic stretch from Arthrobacter dokdonellae harbors:
- a CDS encoding 3-methyladenine DNA glycosylase → MRTSVTPPQNAGGLSVTASLAPESWREREAAHQERVDRYALPYLARRSTGLKHPVEDFLFTYYTQKPGQLRRWHPGAGVVLEGAEARLDWKFYRPATGSDPSADDAGTRVPGAPGPGAGVVLDARGFLEQRREAVDFARIILGRTAARPAQFGCFGLHEWAMVYRQEANQVRHEYLDLRLGPAGTDAVVEENRIRCTHFDAYRFYTPQASGRNELTPTRANQRDLEQPGCLHANMDLYKWAYKLSPALPSELVMDCFELSWRIRAMDMQASPYDLAAWGYPPIPIETAAGKADYVARQRAFSAEAAVLRQRLGAALGVLDASAG
- a CDS encoding aspartate kinase, which codes for MSLIVQKYGGSSVSDAAGILRVARRVVATQNEGHEVVVVVSAMGDTTDELLDLAGEVAEHPPARELDMLMTAGERISMALLAMGISAEGGVAQSFTGSQAGMITDGIHGKARIIDVDPHRVRTALDKGKVAIVAGFQGMSRTTHEITTMGRGGSDTTAVALAAALNADVCEIYTDVDGVYTADPRVVSSAQKITKISSEEMLEMAASGAKILHLRCVEYARRFGLPIHVRSSFSDNEGTWVLPSPDDKIKFTEGVALEQPIISGVAHDRSEAKVTVVGVPDIPGKAAMIFGIIAGAHSNIDMIVQNISTKGTGKTDISFTLPMVEGEEALSALRGRQADVGFEDLIYDDKIGKLSLIGAGMRSNPGVSYSFFQALSDAGVNIDLISTSEIRISVVTRADLLDTAVRAVHKAFGLDGEDEATVYGGTGR
- a CDS encoding MarR family winged helix-turn-helix transcriptional regulator; protein product: MTAQDNDLLLERQLCFGLSVASRSVIAAYKPVLAELSLTHPQYLVMLSLWEQAPRQVKDIGEALLLEPATLSPLLKRLEALGYVTRHRSAADHRALAVDLTPAGAALREKALSVPGTMLARLGLDRATAMALHRSMMALIDAATRADGASAPARHAR